The proteins below are encoded in one region of Sulfolobus islandicus Y.N.15.51:
- a CDS encoding protein D-63: MEYEVQDIFQELDEEIRKLLTLTHEIRIDVILDNDPEDKIKRALSLIEHIRSNLLRVRK; this comes from the coding sequence GTGGAGTACGAAGTCCAGGATATATTTCAAGAATTGGATGAGGAAATAAGGAAATTGTTGACTTTAACTCATGAGATAAGAATTGATGTTATATTGGATAATGACCCAGAGGACAAAATAAAGAGAGCACTGTCGTTAATAGAACACATTCGTTCCAACCTTCTAAGGGTGAGAAAATGA
- a CDS encoding site-specific integrase — protein MIDVSSLTEDQKIKIVKAVLEKGISYEELGIDRVTWWRYKNKNRKIPDYVAQRAAEYLTPDELLQLTAGVDTSKIGINEAIGVIVKATKDPEFRELFLSLLQRSLGEFIKAASYSYPVTSEDLQTFKKLLEKNKAKHTFDDHWRYLNRVLKDNNYVISLEKIKDYLLEQEEESMHRARKMAIVLKLFIKEIVRSKDPILAQILYYSFSIPQPKTKYKPSILSLDVLKSIFNNIQGLGAKTYFLLATETGLRTGELFRLTVDQVDLKHRVIKLMKTNETKRAYITFLHKETAEWIEKNYLQYRESYIRRFWGGVRTIGQDVEKMEDEILPHE, from the coding sequence ATGATAGACGTTTCCAGTTTAACAGAGGACCAGAAGATAAAAATTGTAAAAGCCGTTCTGGAAAAGGGCATTTCGTATGAAGAATTAGGAATAGACAGGGTAACATGGTGGAGGTATAAGAATAAGAATAGGAAAATTCCAGATTACGTAGCTCAAAGAGCTGCAGAGTACTTAACACCAGATGAGCTTTTACAACTAACCGCTGGGGTCGATACATCAAAAATAGGGATCAATGAGGCAATAGGTGTAATAGTAAAAGCTACTAAGGATCCGGAGTTCCGGGAGCTTTTCTTATCATTACTGCAAAGGAGTTTAGGGGAGTTTATCAAAGCAGCTTCTTATTCTTACCCCGTGACTTCAGAAGATCTACAAACATTCAAAAAACTGTTGGAAAAGAATAAAGCAAAACATACATTCGATGACCACTGGAGATATTTGAATAGAGTTCTCAAAGATAATAATTATGTAATTTCACTTGAGAAGATTAAGGATTACTTACTGGAACAGGAAGAGGAGAGTATGCATAGAGCTAGGAAGATGGCTATAGTGCTCAAATTATTTATAAAAGAAATAGTGAGAAGCAAAGACCCCATACTTGCGCAAATACTTTACTATTCATTTTCAATACCTCAACCTAAAACCAAATACAAGCCGAGTATACTTTCTCTCGACGTATTAAAATCGATATTTAACAATATTCAAGGATTAGGAGCTAAGACCTATTTTTTATTAGCCACAGAGACTGGGTTAAGAACTGGAGAATTATTTCGTCTAACAGTTGACCAAGTTGACTTGAAGCATAGAGTGATAAAACTGATGAAAACAAACGAAACGAAGCGGGCCTACATAACTTTTCTTCATAAAGAGACTGCAGAATGGATCGAGAAGAATTACCTACAGTATAGGGAGTCTTACATAAGAAGATTTTGGGGCGGGGTAAGGACAATAGGACAAGATGTTGAAAAAATGGAAGATGAAATTCTTCCCCATGAATGA
- a CDS encoding IS1-like element ISC796 family transposase, producing the protein MGRKPVFRQDVSCPSCGSHHVVKCGRPLGRQKFLCRDCGKYFLGDASYHHHSRKLREEALRMYANGMSMRAISRVLNVPLGTVFTWIKRYGRKKHEKLVELWGRAKELVKGKVVAKVVDEMWTYLYKNARAFYKWVFTCYVYTKLGVYLIYSVGDRDESTFLEVKKYLPDEGRWVSDDYNLYFWLKDHTVVSPVNPNEPFHSSLRDRLIRFKRATKAVNRSIRTMMYSIALVLWERRLIPEFVA; encoded by the coding sequence ATGGGTAGGAAGCCTGTATTTAGGCAAGACGTTTCTTGTCCCTCTTGTGGTAGTCATCATGTTGTTAAGTGTGGTAGGCCTTTGGGTAGGCAGAAGTTTTTGTGTAGGGATTGTGGTAAGTACTTCTTGGGTGATGCTAGTTATCATCATCATTCTAGGAAGTTGAGGGAGGAGGCTTTGAGAATGTATGCTAATGGTATGAGTATGAGGGCTATTTCTAGGGTGCTTAACGTACCTCTTGGTACTGTTTTCACTTGGATTAAGCGTTATGGTAGGAAAAAGCATGAGAAGTTGGTTGAGTTGTGGGGTAGGGCTAAGGAGCTGGTCAAGGGTAAGGTTGTTGCTAAGGTTGTTGATGAGATGTGGACTTACTTGTACAAGAATGCTAGGGCTTTTTACAAGTGGGTTTTCACTTGTTACGTGTACACGAAGCTGGGAGTTTACCTCATTTACTCTGTGGGGGATAGGGATGAGAGTACTTTCCTTGAGGTCAAAAAGTATTTGCCTGACGAGGGTAGATGGGTGAGCGATGATTATAACTTGTACTTCTGGTTGAAAGACCACACGGTTGTCTCGCCAGTTAACCCGAACGAGCCCTTTCATTCCTCATTAAGGGATAGGCTAATTAGATTCAAGAGAGCAACGAAGGCAGTAAATAGGAGCATTCGCACCATGATGTACTCCATAGCCCTAGTCTTATGGGAGAGAAGGTTAATCCCAGAATTTGTAGCTTAA
- a CDS encoding winged helix-turn-helix domain-containing protein, which yields MSELVINKKLLDILSTPMQILLYINMMGEGSLMDLVKISQMSWHTIQKWIPILEENGLIVVREEKTSVGTAKKVVKLTETGKVVVEKLLELNDTLKEIGK from the coding sequence ATGAGTGAACTTGTTATAAATAAAAAGCTTCTCGATATTTTGTCAACTCCTATGCAAATATTACTATATATTAACATGATGGGTGAGGGATCCTTAATGGATCTGGTAAAAATTAGCCAAATGAGTTGGCATACAATCCAGAAATGGATACCGATTTTAGAAGAGAATGGGTTAATAGTGGTGAGAGAAGAAAAAACTTCAGTAGGAACTGCTAAGAAGGTAGTGAAGTTAACGGAGACTGGCAAGGTTGTAGTTGAAAAATTATTAGAATTAAACGATACTCTAAAAGAGATTGGTAAATAA
- a CDS encoding CopG family transcriptional regulator, whose translation MRIVTFKLEEELLQQLDLYCINNKLVRSSVIREVTKLYLSIKKNSIEENYKNNVRVQEL comes from the coding sequence ATGAGGATTGTAACATTTAAACTAGAGGAGGAATTGTTACAGCAACTAGACTTATACTGCATTAATAATAAACTAGTTAGGAGTTCTGTAATCAGGGAAGTTACCAAATTATACTTGTCAATTAAGAAAAATTCTATTGAAGAGAATTACAAAAACAATGTTAGGGTGCAGGAGCTATGA
- a CDS encoding integrase — translation MNEDKIRAEIKTTMQKAGKVFRIYDLRAFWASYMIKQGVSPMIVNILQGRTSPGQFQILQEHYLPFSEEELREIYEKYAPKLLT, via the coding sequence ATGAATGAAGATAAGATAAGGGCCGAAATCAAAACTACTATGCAAAAAGCAGGAAAAGTATTCAGAATATACGATTTGAGGGCCTTCTGGGCAAGTTATATGATTAAGCAAGGCGTAAGCCCGATGATTGTAAACATCCTTCAAGGTAGAACTAGTCCAGGGCAATTCCAAATACTACAAGAACATTATTTGCCTTTTTCGGAAGAAGAACTTAGAGAAATTTATGAGAAATACGCACCAAAATTGTTAACTTGA
- a CDS encoding archaemetzincin family Zn-dependent metalloprotease — protein MTEMKILIVTLTYIEKSIIDEIVNNLSSYGLEVDILFDSRKYLPISAFNWERLQYDAEKVLSFLKSKYDFNYDSIIFLADSDGYIDGYNFVFGLTIDNFAIIFLNRLREEFYNRKPDLELFMKRVVKEVTHEAGHILGLGHCNTIGCVMNFSNTVEDVDKKQARFCKNCIYKIENLSKYLQRK, from the coding sequence GTGACAGAAATGAAGATTTTAATAGTTACCTTAACTTACATTGAAAAATCAATAATAGATGAAATTGTTAATAATCTTTCAAGCTATGGACTAGAAGTTGATATATTGTTCGATAGTAGAAAATATCTTCCTATTTCTGCTTTTAATTGGGAAAGATTACAATACGACGCGGAAAAAGTATTAAGCTTCCTTAAATCTAAATATGACTTTAATTACGATTCCATAATATTCCTCGCAGATTCTGACGGTTATATCGATGGTTATAACTTTGTATTTGGATTAACTATAGATAATTTTGCCATTATTTTTCTTAATAGATTAAGGGAAGAGTTCTATAATAGAAAACCAGACCTAGAATTGTTTATGAAAAGAGTAGTAAAGGAAGTAACTCACGAGGCAGGTCATATATTAGGACTAGGCCATTGTAATACAATAGGTTGCGTCATGAATTTCAGCAATACAGTGGAAGATGTGGATAAAAAACAAGCGAGATTCTGTAAAAATTGTATATATAAAATAGAAAACCTATCTAAATATCTACAACGAAAGTGA
- the zapB gene encoding cell division protein ZapB, with amino-acid sequence MTVSEIIRRNEELELQYAKAIDTITKLQNKIARLERENQQLKEENKKLKKYNNILYRAMEIALQIHNAEAQYKHLKAVLERIKQETEEFKG; translated from the coding sequence ATGACAGTTAGTGAGATAATAAGGAGAAATGAGGAATTAGAGCTACAATACGCTAAAGCTATAGACACTATTACTAAACTGCAAAATAAGATTGCAAGATTAGAAAGAGAGAACCAACAACTAAAGGAGGAAAATAAAAAGCTGAAAAAGTATAATAATATATTGTACAGGGCAATGGAAATAGCTTTACAAATACATAATGCTGAAGCACAGTACAAACATCTGAAGGCAGTTTTAGAGAGAATAAAACAAGAAACTGAGGAGTTTAAGGGGTGA